The following are from one region of the Pelagibius sp. CAU 1746 genome:
- a CDS encoding response regulator: MNGTNIVKEAGVAKTVLIVEDNELNMKLFHDLLEAHGYNILQTKDGMEALRLAREHHPDLILMDIQLPEVSGLEVTKWIKEDDNLKSIPVVAVTAFAMKGDEEKIREGGCEAYIAKPISVTNFLETVERFLN; the protein is encoded by the coding sequence ATGAATGGAACGAATATCGTTAAAGAGGCAGGCGTGGCCAAGACCGTCCTGATCGTCGAGGACAACGAGCTCAACATGAAGCTCTTCCACGATCTGCTTGAAGCGCACGGCTATAACATCCTCCAGACCAAAGACGGAATGGAAGCTCTGCGACTGGCGCGCGAGCATCATCCCGATCTGATACTGATGGATATTCAGCTGCCGGAAGTGTCCGGACTCGAAGTGACGAAGTGGATCAAGGAAGACGACAATCTGAAGTCGATTCCCGTGGTCGCCGTCACGGCCTTCGCCATGAAGGGCGATGAGGAAAAGATCCGCGAGGGCGGTTGCGAGGCTTATATCGCAAAGCCGATTTCCGTCACCAACTTCCTGGAGACCGTCGAGCGGTTCCTGAACTAG
- a CDS encoding PleD family two-component system response regulator, with protein MTARILVVDDIPANVKLLEVKLTAEYFDVITAADGPSAIELARSQAPDLILSDVMMPGMDGFELCRLLKSDSETSHIPVVMVTALSDVTDRVRGLEAGADDFLTKPVNDIALFARVRSLARLKQMMDELRVRQAASSNDEILTEADLENAGGLRDARILLADFSETIAGRVQSYLGEDGHKVHHVRAAQDALAAAQREDFDLLIVSLHLGQEDGLRLCSQFRSQDDTRHVPILLLLDEEDLPRLPKGLEIGVTDYLIKPIDRNELRARTRTQIRRRRYHDKLREMLQRSVALAYTDTLTGVYNRRYMNAHLDRKIMEIAETVKPVSVLMFDIDHFKSINDTYGHNAGDEVLVELAQRVSRGVRDIDLLSRYGGEEFVIVMPDADVEVALNVAERVRALVADQAFQFSGAAGAQQVTVSVGVATTRDPTETVESLIGRADGALYRAKGRGRNCVSSAELEQLSQRAASLGGSD; from the coding sequence ATGACCGCCCGGATTCTGGTCGTTGATGATATTCCGGCGAATGTCAAATTGCTCGAGGTCAAGCTGACCGCAGAGTACTTCGACGTCATTACCGCCGCCGACGGTCCCAGTGCAATCGAGCTGGCGCGGAGTCAGGCGCCCGATCTCATTCTCAGCGACGTCATGATGCCTGGCATGGACGGCTTCGAGTTGTGCCGGCTGCTGAAGTCGGACTCGGAGACCAGCCACATCCCCGTCGTCATGGTTACGGCGCTGAGCGATGTGACCGACCGCGTGCGCGGCCTGGAAGCTGGTGCCGACGACTTCCTGACCAAACCCGTCAACGATATCGCGCTGTTCGCCCGCGTCCGCTCGCTGGCGCGCCTCAAGCAGATGATGGACGAACTGCGCGTGCGGCAGGCCGCCAGCAGCAATGACGAGATCCTGACCGAGGCAGATCTGGAAAATGCGGGCGGACTGCGCGACGCCCGTATTCTGCTGGCAGACTTCAGCGAGACCATAGCCGGCAGGGTTCAAAGCTATCTCGGCGAAGACGGCCACAAGGTGCATCACGTAAGGGCCGCCCAGGATGCGCTGGCCGCGGCCCAGCGCGAGGACTTCGACCTGCTGATCGTCAGCCTCCACCTGGGCCAGGAAGACGGCCTGCGGCTTTGTTCCCAGTTTCGCTCGCAGGACGACACGCGCCATGTGCCGATCCTGCTGCTGCTGGATGAGGAAGACCTGCCACGCCTGCCCAAGGGCCTTGAAATCGGCGTCACCGACTACCTGATCAAGCCCATCGACAGGAACGAGCTGCGTGCACGCACGCGCACCCAGATCCGCCGCCGGCGCTATCATGACAAGCTGCGCGAGATGCTGCAGCGTTCGGTGGCGCTGGCCTATACCGATACTCTGACCGGCGTCTACAACCGGCGCTACATGAACGCCCACCTGGACCGTAAGATCATGGAGATCGCGGAGACGGTGAAGCCGGTGTCGGTGCTGATGTTCGACATCGACCACTTCAAGAGCATCAACGACACCTACGGCCATAACGCCGGTGACGAGGTGCTGGTCGAACTGGCTCAGCGCGTGTCCCGCGGGGTGCGCGACATCGACCTGCTGTCGCGCTACGGCGGCGAGGAGTTCGTCATCGTGATGCCGGATGCCGACGTCGAGGTGGCGCTGAACGTGGCAGAGCGCGTCCGTGCCCTGGTCGCCGATCAGGCCTTCCAGTTCAGCGGCGCGGCGGGGGCGCAGCAGGTGACGGTCTCGGTGGGCGTGGCCACCACCCGCGACCCCACGGAGACCGTGGAATCGCTCATCGGCCGGGCCGACGGGGCGCTGTACAGGGCCAAGGGACGGGGGCGTAACTGCGTCAGCTCGGCGGAGTTGGAGCAACTCTCGCAGCGCGCCGCTTCCCTGGGTGGCAGCGACTGA
- the rpmG gene encoding 50S ribosomal protein L33, translating to MAKPATQLIKMVSTADTGYFYVAKKNPRTMTEKLELRKFDPVARKHVIFKESKMK from the coding sequence ATGGCCAAGCCAGCCACGCAATTGATCAAGATGGTGAGCACCGCGGACACCGGCTACTTCTACGTCGCCAAGAAGAACCCGCGCACGATGACCGAAAAGCTCGAACTGCGGAAGTTCGACCCGGTCGCGCGCAAGCACGTGATCTTCAAGGAATCCAAGATGAAGTAA